A genomic region of Zalophus californianus isolate mZalCal1 chromosome 1, mZalCal1.pri.v2, whole genome shotgun sequence contains the following coding sequences:
- the IZUMO4 gene encoding izumo sperm-egg fusion protein 4 isoform X2, which translates to MALLLCLGLTAALARGCLHCHSNFSEKFSFYRHHVNLKSWWVGDIPVSGSLLTDWSQDTMKELHLAIPAEITQEKLDQVANAVYQKMDQLYQGKMYFPGYFPNELRAIFREQVHLIQNAIIESRIDCQRHCGIFRYETISCTNCTDSHVVCFGYNCESSARWETAVQGLLLYINKWHKQDTNTRCHLTTTTKSSLHE; encoded by the exons ATGGCCCTGCTACTGTGCTTGGGCCTCACGGCGGCGCTGGCCCGCGGCTGCCTGCactgccacagcaacttctcgGAGAAGTTCTCCTTTTACCGCCATCACGTGAACCTCAAGTCCTGGTGGGTGGGCGACATCCCCGTGTCGGGCTCGCTGCTCACCGACTGGAGCCAGGACACGATGAAGGAGCTGCACCTGGCCATCCCCGCGGAGATCA CCCAGGAGAAGCTGGACCAAGTGGCGAATGCCGTGTACCAGAAAATGGATCAGCTGTACCAGGGCAAGATGTATTTCCCCG GGTATTTCCCCAATGAGCTGCGAGCCATCTTTCGGGAGCAGGTGCACCTCATCCAGAATGCCATCATCGAAA GCCGCATTGACTGTCAGCGTCACTGTG GCATCTTCCGGTACGAGACCATCTCCTGCACCAACTGCACCGACTCGCACGTCGTCTGCTTTGGCTACAACTGCGA GTCTTCGGCACGGTGGGAGACAGCCGTACAGGGCCTCCTCCTGTACAT AAATAAGTGGCACAA ACAGGACACGAACACAAG ATGTCACCTCACAACCACAACCAAGTCATCACTTCACGAATAA
- the IZUMO4 gene encoding izumo sperm-egg fusion protein 4 isoform X3: MALLLCLGLTAALARGCLHCHSNFSEKFSFYRHHVNLKSWWVGDIPVSGSLLTDWSQDTMKELHLAIPAEITQEKLDQVANAVYQKMDQLYQGKMYFPGYFPNELRAIFREQVHLIQNAIIESRIDCQRHCGIFRSSARWETAVQGLLLYINKWHKQDTNTRTTPAFLISPSFTCLEPPHLANLTLENASECLTQH, translated from the exons ATGGCCCTGCTACTGTGCTTGGGCCTCACGGCGGCGCTGGCCCGCGGCTGCCTGCactgccacagcaacttctcgGAGAAGTTCTCCTTTTACCGCCATCACGTGAACCTCAAGTCCTGGTGGGTGGGCGACATCCCCGTGTCGGGCTCGCTGCTCACCGACTGGAGCCAGGACACGATGAAGGAGCTGCACCTGGCCATCCCCGCGGAGATCA CCCAGGAGAAGCTGGACCAAGTGGCGAATGCCGTGTACCAGAAAATGGATCAGCTGTACCAGGGCAAGATGTATTTCCCCG GGTATTTCCCCAATGAGCTGCGAGCCATCTTTCGGGAGCAGGTGCACCTCATCCAGAATGCCATCATCGAAA GCCGCATTGACTGTCAGCGTCACTGTG GCATCTTCCG GTCTTCGGCACGGTGGGAGACAGCCGTACAGGGCCTCCTCCTGTACAT AAATAAGTGGCACAA ACAGGACACGAACACAAG AACCACTCCAGCCTT TCTGATATCACCAAGCTTCACGTGTCTCGAGCCCCCACACCTGGCCAACCTGACTCTAGAAAATGCTTCCGAGTGTCTGACACAGCACTGA
- the IZUMO4 gene encoding izumo sperm-egg fusion protein 4 isoform X1, which yields MALLLCLGLTAALARGCLHCHSNFSEKFSFYRHHVNLKSWWVGDIPVSGSLLTDWSQDTMKELHLAIPAEITQEKLDQVANAVYQKMDQLYQGKMYFPGYFPNELRAIFREQVHLIQNAIIESRIDCQRHCGIFRYETISCTNCTDSHVVCFGYNCESSARWETAVQGLLLYINKWHKQDTNTRTTPAFLISPSFTCLEPPHLANLTLENASECLTQH from the exons ATGGCCCTGCTACTGTGCTTGGGCCTCACGGCGGCGCTGGCCCGCGGCTGCCTGCactgccacagcaacttctcgGAGAAGTTCTCCTTTTACCGCCATCACGTGAACCTCAAGTCCTGGTGGGTGGGCGACATCCCCGTGTCGGGCTCGCTGCTCACCGACTGGAGCCAGGACACGATGAAGGAGCTGCACCTGGCCATCCCCGCGGAGATCA CCCAGGAGAAGCTGGACCAAGTGGCGAATGCCGTGTACCAGAAAATGGATCAGCTGTACCAGGGCAAGATGTATTTCCCCG GGTATTTCCCCAATGAGCTGCGAGCCATCTTTCGGGAGCAGGTGCACCTCATCCAGAATGCCATCATCGAAA GCCGCATTGACTGTCAGCGTCACTGTG GCATCTTCCGGTACGAGACCATCTCCTGCACCAACTGCACCGACTCGCACGTCGTCTGCTTTGGCTACAACTGCGA GTCTTCGGCACGGTGGGAGACAGCCGTACAGGGCCTCCTCCTGTACAT AAATAAGTGGCACAA ACAGGACACGAACACAAG AACCACTCCAGCCTT TCTGATATCACCAAGCTTCACGTGTCTCGAGCCCCCACACCTGGCCAACCTGACTCTAGAAAATGCTTCCGAGTGTCTGACACAGCACTGA